Within Fibrobacter sp. UWEL, the genomic segment TACTCGCAGGTCCGCCTGTTCCAACTGGCTCTGGGCCACGTCCACGCCAATGTTCTTCACCAGGTCGAAAAGTCCGTTTCCTGTCTGGGTTGCCTTCTTGGTCGCCTGGGCGGCGATGGTTCTTACCACCACTCGCAGGGCAGTACGTCCGATAGTTACCGGAGTTTCTTCCTCGATATTCTTGGTCAGTTCGTTGTCCACGTTCATCACTCTTTCGGGCATGACCTTCAGGCTGTTGTCTAATTTGGCAAAGAAGTGATGGGTGACCTGCTTCAGGGGCTTCTTTTCGGGCAGGGCAAAGCCAATGTGGAAGGTTTCGCTACCGGCGTTAGGAACAATGGGGGCCACCAGGGTGAGGGAGCTGATGTTACCGGTCTTTGCGTCCTTGTAATTCAAGTGCATGGAGCCGCCGCTAATGAAGGTACCGGACATGTAGAGTTCGCCCAGAATGGGGCTGTGACCCGCATAGCCTACCAGCACGATTTCCTGTCCCAGCTTTCTTACGTCATCTGCCTTGGGGGTAGATTCCACAGGCTTGTAGCCCAGGGCGTTCAAGTCGGATACGCGATCCATTCGGGTCAGGCTTTCGCAGATGAATTCCCACACTTCCTTGGGCATGTCGATGTTGCCTTCCTTGAAGGCCTTGGCTGCCTTGATGTAGGCAATGGCGGCATCGTCATCTTCGCCGGCCATTTCATATACAATTCCGCAGAGATAGCGGAGGAATCCGTTGTCGTTCACCTTGTCCTTATCCTTCTGGTAAAGGGCATCCAGGGCAATCTGGGCGCGCTTCACTTCCACCAGGGCGTCGTCCACATTCTTCATGGCCAGGTAATTCATGATCTGCAGCTGGTGCATGACAATGATTTCAAAGGGACGTGCGCGGTAGGGGCGAACATTGTCGTTGGTTACCACGGCGGCAGCTTCGTTTGTGACGGAACGGGTGTACAGATCATCGTAAATCTGTTCGGCCTGTTCCAGGTGCATGCTGCTCTTTTCGTACTCGCCGTTATAATGATAGAGAGTACCCAGGTCAAAGTGATAAAGGTAGGCGCTCTTTTCCCCGTAGAGGTCATCCTTCTTCTTGTCGATTTCCTTGATGGTACCAGAAAATCCCTTCTTTTCCATAACGGGTGCCAGGGTCTCGTATCGAGTCATGGCCTTATTGGCGCAGGAACAAAGCAGCAACAGGCTGGACAAGAGTAATACGATGCGTTTCATAGATTCTCCCTTTTATATACGGGGTAGAATATAATTTATTCTGAGGATACAAAAAAATCCCCGGTAGGAATACCGGGGAAAACTCTAAGCATTTACAAGAGAGAATTACTTCTTCTTCTTCTTGGAAGTGTCGATAGTGACGTTGATGGTTTCTTCACCCTTCACGGTCACCAGTTCTTCTGCAGCCTTGCGGTTGTTGCATTCTGCACGAACCAGGTGGTCACCAGCTTCCAGGTTGTGGACGGTCAGCGGAGCGCCATCGGTCTTGTCTGCCAGATCGCCATCGATGTAGACGTTGCACTTGCCCGGAACGGTAGTGATCTTGATGTGACCCTTAGGAATCTTGGTGCCGAAGTTGAAGTCGTTGCACTTGTCCTTGCCCGGCCAAATGTTCACGCGCTTGTTCACCAGTTCGTAACCCTGGTCGATGACCACGAGAGTCTGACGGCCGGACTTAACGTTCAGGTTTACAATGGGGCTCTTACCGAGAGGTTCGCCACCCAGGAACACGTCACTGTTAGGAGGTTCGGTAATGATGTTGACCACTGCGGGCTTGTTGCGGGCAGGAGGTTCATCGCCGTCGCATTCAGTTGCGAAGGCGTTGATGGAGAGGAATGCCACCATAAGGGCGAAAATGTAAAGCTTCTTCATATAAGAGAACTCCTATCAATTAACTTGCTCGTTAAAAATATAAAGATTTTAAAAATATGAGCCCCGATTTATGAAAAATGTTTGTTAATAATGGACCTTTCAAATGTTATTTTTGGGAATATGAAAGCACTTTATCAAAAAATTCGCACTTTAAATGGCAAAAACTACGGTCTGTACAAGTCC encodes:
- a CDS encoding PEGA domain-containing protein; the protein is MKKLYIFALMVAFLSINAFATECDGDEPPARNKPAVVNIITEPPNSDVFLGGEPLGKSPIVNLNVKSGRQTLVVIDQGYELVNKRVNIWPGKDKCNDFNFGTKIPKGHIKITTVPGKCNVYIDGDLADKTDGAPLTVHNLEAGDHLVRAECNNRKAAEELVTVKGEETINVTIDTSKKKKK